One Halioglobus japonicus DNA segment encodes these proteins:
- a CDS encoding group III truncated hemoglobin, whose translation MPDLDSRAQVEQFVERFYERMLADATLAPIFIDVAAIDLDVHLPHIKDYWCKLLLGERGYQRHTMNIHRQLHGKRSLAEADFARWLSHFEATLDAHFAGPQTEKARRIAGAIAANMEKGLEF comes from the coding sequence GTGCCTGACCTCGATAGCCGAGCACAGGTAGAACAGTTTGTTGAACGGTTCTACGAGCGCATGCTCGCCGACGCTACCCTGGCCCCCATTTTCATCGATGTGGCGGCGATAGACCTCGATGTTCACCTTCCCCATATCAAGGATTACTGGTGCAAGCTGTTGCTGGGAGAGCGCGGCTACCAGCGTCACACCATGAATATCCATCGTCAGCTCCATGGTAAGCGCAGCCTCGCAGAGGCCGATTTTGCCCGCTGGCTGAGCCATTTCGAGGCCACCCTGGACGCCCATTTTGCCGGCCCCCAGACCGAAAAAGCCCGCCGAATTGCCGGTGCTATAGCAGCTAACATGGAGAAAGGGCTGGAATTCTAG
- the der gene encoding ribosome biogenesis GTPase Der yields MIPVIALVGRPNVGKSTLFNQLTRSRDALVADFPGLTRDRKYGEARIGNQPFVVIDTGGISGDEEGIDHEMAEQSMAAIEEADVVLFMVDAREGLNAADDSLARHLRQRNKPFHLVVNKIDGINEDVATSDFFSLGITSMYSIAASHGRGVRQMIEDVLAEFPPEEPREEDEDYYKSIRVAVVGRPNVGKSTLVNRLLGEDRVVVYDQPGTTRDSIYIDYQRNDKDYTLIDTAGVRRRKNVKQTVEKFSIVKTLKAIDDAHVVILVMDAHEGLVEQDMHLLGHCIEKGRGLVLAVNKWDGVEPDQRDWIKTELSRRLVFAEYADTHFISALHGTGVGHLYKSINAAFDSATRKLNTNALTRILEDAVFDHNPPMINGRRPKLRYAHAGGQNPPLIVIHGNQTGKVPASYQRYLEKIYRRELDLVGTPVRIEFRTSDNPYADKRNKLTQRQVQRKRRLMAHVKKSEKKKKKKK; encoded by the coding sequence ATGATCCCGGTCATCGCCCTGGTAGGGCGCCCCAATGTCGGTAAGTCGACCCTGTTTAACCAGCTCACCCGGAGTCGGGACGCGCTGGTGGCTGACTTCCCCGGCCTTACCCGCGACCGCAAGTACGGCGAGGCCCGGATTGGTAATCAGCCCTTTGTGGTAATCGATACCGGCGGTATCAGTGGCGACGAAGAGGGCATTGATCATGAGATGGCCGAGCAGTCGATGGCCGCCATTGAAGAGGCCGATGTGGTGCTCTTTATGGTGGATGCCCGCGAGGGCCTGAACGCCGCAGACGACAGCCTGGCCCGCCACCTGCGCCAGCGCAACAAGCCCTTCCATCTGGTGGTTAACAAAATCGATGGCATTAACGAGGACGTCGCCACCAGCGACTTCTTCTCGTTAGGTATTACCTCGATGTACTCGATTGCGGCGAGCCACGGCCGTGGCGTGCGCCAGATGATCGAGGATGTACTGGCAGAATTTCCGCCGGAAGAGCCCCGCGAAGAAGACGAAGATTATTACAAGTCGATCCGGGTGGCCGTGGTTGGCCGTCCCAATGTGGGCAAGTCCACTCTGGTGAATCGCCTGCTCGGCGAGGATAGGGTTGTCGTGTATGACCAGCCCGGCACCACCCGCGACAGCATCTACATTGACTACCAGCGCAACGACAAAGACTACACCCTGATCGATACTGCTGGAGTCAGACGTCGCAAGAACGTAAAGCAGACCGTGGAGAAGTTCTCCATCGTCAAAACCCTGAAGGCGATTGACGACGCCCATGTGGTGATTCTGGTGATGGACGCCCACGAGGGGCTGGTCGAACAGGATATGCACCTGCTGGGGCACTGTATCGAAAAGGGCCGTGGCCTCGTATTGGCCGTGAACAAGTGGGATGGTGTGGAGCCTGACCAGCGCGACTGGATCAAGACCGAGTTGTCCCGCCGTCTGGTGTTTGCCGAATACGCCGATACCCACTTTATCTCGGCGCTGCACGGCACCGGGGTGGGGCACCTTTACAAGTCAATTAATGCCGCGTTCGACTCCGCTACCCGCAAGCTTAACACCAATGCACTGACACGCATTCTTGAAGACGCGGTGTTTGACCACAATCCCCCCATGATTAATGGCCGGCGGCCGAAGCTGCGCTATGCGCATGCCGGTGGCCAGAACCCGCCGCTGATTGTGATTCACGGTAACCAGACCGGCAAAGTACCTGCCAGCTACCAGCGCTACCTGGAAAAGATCTATCGTCGCGAACTGGACCTGGTGGGCACACCCGTGCGTATCGAGTTCCGCACCTCTGACAACCCCTACGCCGACAAGCGCAATAAACTGACCCAGCGTCAGGTTCAGCGCAAGCGGCGCTTGATGGCCCACGTCAAGAAGTCGGAAAAGAAGAAGAAAAAGAAGAAGTAG
- the bamB gene encoding outer membrane protein assembly factor BamB has product MQTRTRWLAAVLMSVALSGCSTVTGWFESDDDDPREPAELFDIEQSVKIKKLWSVGVGNGQGKGLYKLQPVIDGDTIYAASANGEVKAISRERGKQVWKTDLEMALSGGVGVSGDALLLGSSDGSVLKLDASNGDLLWSTRLQGEVLAPPQGNGRVVVAQTYDGKLQGLDFATGERLWTYDSNVPVLTIRGTSTPILYNNTVYAGFANGRVLAFDAQTGAIDWEVRVAISQGRSEIERIVDVDGTMALVGSELYAASYQGRVVAIDAASGRKIWQKDVSSFSGVSQGFGNVYVTDDDGTMSAYLRNGQGLRWQQDALSFRELSRPTPVSSYVAVTDFEGVLHLVSQVDGEFVGRTKVGGDGARADMLADGNLLYVYTNDGKLIAYEVSAKN; this is encoded by the coding sequence ATGCAGACCAGGACACGTTGGCTCGCTGCCGTATTGATGTCAGTCGCCCTCAGTGGCTGCAGTACGGTGACCGGTTGGTTCGAAAGCGACGATGATGACCCTCGCGAGCCTGCCGAGCTGTTCGATATTGAGCAGTCCGTGAAGATCAAAAAGCTCTGGTCCGTGGGTGTGGGCAACGGTCAGGGGAAAGGCCTGTATAAGCTGCAGCCGGTGATCGACGGCGATACGATATACGCCGCCTCCGCCAACGGTGAGGTGAAGGCCATTTCCCGCGAACGCGGTAAGCAGGTGTGGAAGACCGACCTGGAGATGGCGCTGTCCGGTGGCGTCGGCGTATCTGGCGACGCATTGCTGTTGGGCAGTTCCGACGGTTCAGTCCTCAAGCTCGACGCCAGCAATGGCGACTTGTTGTGGTCCACCCGCCTGCAGGGCGAAGTGCTTGCACCGCCCCAGGGCAATGGCCGGGTTGTGGTCGCCCAGACCTACGACGGCAAGCTGCAGGGTCTGGATTTCGCCACGGGCGAGCGCCTGTGGACTTACGACAGTAACGTGCCGGTGCTGACGATTCGCGGCACCAGCACGCCGATTCTCTACAACAACACCGTGTATGCCGGCTTTGCCAACGGCCGGGTGCTCGCATTTGACGCCCAGACTGGCGCGATTGACTGGGAAGTGCGCGTAGCCATTTCCCAGGGCCGCTCCGAGATTGAACGCATTGTCGATGTAGACGGCACCATGGCGCTGGTGGGCAGTGAGCTGTACGCCGCCAGTTACCAGGGCCGGGTAGTGGCGATTGATGCCGCCTCCGGGCGCAAGATCTGGCAGAAAGACGTATCGTCCTTCTCCGGTGTGTCCCAGGGCTTTGGCAACGTCTATGTCACGGACGACGACGGGACCATGAGCGCCTACCTGCGCAACGGCCAGGGCCTGCGCTGGCAGCAGGATGCGCTGTCGTTCCGCGAGCTGTCGCGACCTACGCCGGTCAGCAGCTATGTGGCGGTAACAGACTTTGAAGGTGTGCTGCACCTCGTGTCCCAGGTAGACGGTGAGTTTGTCGGCCGTACCAAGGTGGGCGGCGACGGCGCGCGCGCCGATATGCTCGCAGACGGTAATCTGCTATATGTGTATACCAATGACGGCAAGTTGATTGCCTATGAGGTGAGTGCGAAAAACTGA
- a CDS encoding YfgM family protein, protein MEQYRTEEEQVEALKKWWDENGRGLIVAVIVALGVGFGWQGWQKYTADEAAAASERYQALLQQLAQITDSGDQQEAINMAREIKTEHSRSTYAEFAGLHLARLAAERGDMAEAEAQLRWVLGRADNGSEVYLLSQLRLARVLASNGDISQAKQILNATEAGPYEASYAVARGDIAMMENDVEAARAAYTLALGLAAQSGGGAVNLGLVQQKLQSLSPVEPRELAGAAAPVANVDELSTTDTAAVDAADEITTEAPEAQE, encoded by the coding sequence GTGGAACAGTACCGCACAGAAGAAGAACAGGTTGAAGCACTGAAGAAGTGGTGGGACGAAAATGGTCGCGGCCTGATTGTGGCCGTGATTGTAGCCCTGGGCGTCGGCTTTGGCTGGCAGGGCTGGCAGAAGTACACCGCCGATGAAGCAGCCGCGGCGTCGGAACGCTACCAGGCGCTGCTGCAGCAACTGGCGCAGATCACTGACAGTGGTGATCAGCAGGAGGCCATTAATATGGCCCGTGAAATTAAGACTGAACACAGCCGTAGCACCTATGCGGAATTCGCTGGCCTGCACCTGGCCCGTCTGGCCGCTGAGCGCGGCGACATGGCGGAAGCCGAAGCACAGCTGCGTTGGGTGCTGGGACGTGCGGATAACGGCAGTGAAGTGTATCTGCTGTCGCAACTGCGTCTGGCACGGGTGCTGGCCTCCAATGGCGATATCTCCCAGGCCAAACAAATTCTCAATGCGACCGAAGCAGGCCCCTACGAGGCCTCTTACGCGGTGGCACGCGGTGATATCGCGATGATGGAAAACGACGTGGAAGCGGCGCGCGCTGCCTACACCCTGGCCCTGGGCCTGGCGGCACAAAGCGGCGGCGGTGCAGTGAACCTGGGCCTGGTGCAGCAGAAGCTGCAAAGCCTGAGCCCGGTTGAGCCCCGCGAGCTCGCTGGCGCAGCAGCACCGGTTGCCAACGTCGATGAGCTGAGCACCACAGACACAGCCGCAGTCGATGCTGCGGACGAAATTACCACCGAAGCACCTGAGGCACAGGAGTAA
- the hisS gene encoding histidine--tRNA ligase, protein MSTIRAIRGMNDILPDESPHWQHVESVVRRLMTGYGYSEIRMPVVEQTDLFKRGVGEVTDIVEKEMYTFLDRSDDSLTLRPEGTAGCVRAAIQHGLLNMAQRLWYAGPMFRYERPQKGRQRQFHQFGAEAFGIASPDMDAEMILLTARLWRQLGVAEHVQLQLNSIGGAEARQAYKDALVVYLRERFDELDEDSQRRLDSNPLRILDSKNPQTQALLDDAPELANYLDEESRADFARLCELLDAAGVAYAVNQRLVRGLDYYNKTVFEWVTDQLGSQGTVCGGGRYDGLVEQLGGKPVPGVGFAMGVERLVLLLEACGTLPAAPAQADVYVVSFGDDAQRQAIATTETLRDAVPQLNIVQHNGGGSFKSQMKKADKSGARLALIWGEDEVAAGTVSLKALRADDKERIPQQALPLGELEQTLQALLAE, encoded by the coding sequence GTGAGCACGATTAGAGCCATCCGTGGGATGAACGACATCCTCCCGGATGAGAGCCCCCACTGGCAGCACGTAGAATCCGTGGTGCGTCGCCTGATGACAGGTTACGGCTATAGCGAAATCCGCATGCCTGTCGTGGAGCAGACTGACCTGTTCAAGCGCGGTGTGGGCGAGGTAACCGATATCGTCGAGAAGGAGATGTATACCTTTCTCGATCGCAGTGACGACAGCCTGACCCTGCGCCCAGAGGGCACTGCAGGTTGTGTGCGCGCCGCCATTCAGCACGGCCTGCTGAATATGGCTCAGCGGCTCTGGTATGCCGGCCCCATGTTCCGCTACGAGCGGCCCCAGAAGGGACGCCAGCGCCAATTCCACCAGTTTGGTGCCGAGGCCTTTGGCATTGCCAGCCCGGATATGGACGCGGAGATGATTCTGCTGACGGCGCGCCTGTGGCGTCAGCTGGGTGTGGCCGAGCATGTGCAGCTGCAGTTGAACTCGATTGGCGGCGCCGAGGCGCGGCAAGCTTATAAAGACGCGTTGGTGGTATACCTGCGCGAGCGTTTTGATGAGCTTGACGAAGACAGCCAGCGCCGCCTCGACAGCAACCCGCTGCGCATTCTCGACAGCAAGAATCCTCAGACCCAGGCGCTGCTGGATGACGCTCCGGAGCTTGCTAACTATCTGGATGAAGAATCTCGTGCCGATTTTGCGCGCCTGTGCGAACTCCTCGACGCAGCGGGGGTAGCCTACGCGGTGAACCAGCGCCTGGTGCGTGGCCTCGATTACTACAACAAGACTGTGTTCGAATGGGTGACCGACCAGCTCGGCTCCCAGGGCACCGTATGTGGCGGTGGCCGCTACGACGGACTGGTGGAGCAGCTCGGCGGCAAGCCTGTGCCCGGTGTCGGCTTTGCTATGGGTGTTGAGCGCCTGGTACTGCTGCTGGAGGCCTGTGGCACGTTGCCCGCGGCCCCTGCCCAGGCCGACGTGTACGTGGTGAGCTTTGGTGACGACGCCCAGCGTCAGGCCATTGCGACCACCGAAACCCTGCGCGATGCCGTACCCCAGCTGAACATAGTGCAGCACAACGGCGGTGGCAGTTTTAAAAGCCAGATGAAGAAGGCCGATAAATCCGGCGCGCGCCTGGCCCTGATCTGGGGTGAAGATGAGGTGGCGGCAGGTACGGTCAGCCTCAAGGCGCTGCGCGCAGACGATAAAGAACGTATCCCCCAGCAGGCATTGCCGCTGGGTGAATTAGAACAGACTCTGCAAGCATTGCTCGCAGAATAA
- the ispG gene encoding flavodoxin-dependent (E)-4-hydroxy-3-methylbut-2-enyl-diphosphate synthase — protein MNTESPIKRRESRKIWVGDVPVGGDAPISVQSMTNTETCDVAATVAQVQAIAEAGADIVRVSVPSMDAAEAFREIRQQVSVPLVADIHFDHKIALKVAEYGVDCLRINPGNIGRDDKVREVISCAKDKNIPIRIGVNAGSLGKELQRKYGEPTPAALVESAMHHVDILDKHDFHDFKVSVKASEVFMAVEAYRLLAKEIDQPLHLGITEAGGLRGGTVKSAVGLGMLLMDGIGDTIRISLAADPVEEVKVGFEILKSLKLRTNGINFIACPSCSRQNFDVIGTMNALEQRLEDIRTPMDVAVIGCIVNGPGEAREADVGMTGATPSNLIYVDGEPDHKVSNEEFVDHLEKVIRDKAAALDAARAEQEDKLILKSSA, from the coding sequence ATGAATACAGAATCTCCAATCAAGCGTCGCGAGTCGCGCAAGATCTGGGTGGGCGATGTGCCCGTCGGCGGCGATGCACCGATCAGCGTGCAGAGCATGACCAATACCGAGACCTGCGACGTGGCGGCCACCGTGGCTCAGGTACAGGCGATTGCCGAAGCGGGCGCAGACATTGTGCGCGTATCGGTACCGAGCATGGATGCCGCCGAGGCCTTTCGTGAAATTCGCCAGCAGGTGAGTGTGCCGCTAGTGGCAGACATTCACTTCGATCACAAAATCGCCCTCAAAGTGGCGGAGTACGGTGTGGATTGCCTGCGCATCAACCCGGGCAATATCGGCCGCGACGACAAAGTGCGCGAAGTGATCAGCTGTGCCAAGGACAAGAACATTCCCATTCGTATTGGCGTGAATGCTGGATCCCTCGGCAAAGAGTTGCAGCGCAAGTACGGTGAACCCACGCCCGCGGCGCTGGTCGAGTCCGCGATGCACCATGTCGATATTCTCGACAAACACGATTTCCATGACTTCAAGGTGTCAGTGAAAGCCTCTGAAGTCTTTATGGCTGTGGAGGCCTACCGACTGCTGGCCAAGGAAATTGATCAGCCGTTGCACCTGGGTATTACCGAGGCGGGCGGCCTGCGCGGCGGTACCGTTAAGTCGGCAGTGGGCCTGGGCATGCTGCTCATGGACGGCATTGGCGACACGATTCGCATTTCCCTGGCGGCTGACCCGGTTGAGGAAGTGAAAGTGGGCTTTGAGATTCTCAAGAGCCTCAAGTTGCGCACCAACGGCATTAACTTTATTGCCTGTCCCAGCTGTTCGCGCCAGAACTTCGATGTGATTGGCACCATGAATGCTTTGGAGCAGCGCCTGGAAGATATTCGCACGCCAATGGATGTGGCTGTTATCGGTTGCATTGTGAATGGCCCGGGTGAAGCCCGCGAGGCGGATGTCGGTATGACGGGCGCCACGCCCAGCAACCTGATTTATGTGGATGGCGAGCCCGACCACAAAGTCAGCAATGAAGAATTTGTCGATCACCTGGAGAAGGTGATCAGGGACAAGGCCGCGGCGCTGGATGCAGCGCGCGCAGAGCAAGAGGACAAACTCATCCTCAAGAGCTCGGCCTAA
- a CDS encoding helix-turn-helix domain-containing protein yields the protein MTSDITAQAEIFVTPGSMLRTARISQGLGEREVADRLNLMPNYVDILERDAYDELRSPAFARGYVRSYGQLVGMDEDALLKAFDEYRQGQGARKKRVETKALQLQSTGLGVVIGLATLLLLTAGLWFWRG from the coding sequence GTGACCAGTGACATAACCGCACAGGCAGAAATTTTTGTAACCCCGGGCAGCATGTTGCGCACCGCGCGCATCAGCCAGGGGCTGGGCGAACGGGAAGTGGCCGACCGCCTCAACCTGATGCCCAATTATGTGGACATCCTAGAGCGCGATGCCTACGACGAGTTGCGCAGTCCGGCTTTTGCCCGCGGCTATGTGCGCAGCTATGGCCAGCTGGTAGGCATGGACGAAGACGCATTGCTCAAGGCCTTTGACGAATACCGCCAGGGCCAGGGAGCCAGGAAGAAACGGGTCGAAACCAAGGCCCTACAGTTGCAGAGCACCGGGCTGGGTGTTGTCATCGGACTGGCCACGCTGTTGTTACTCACTGCCGGCTTGTGGTTCTGGCGAGGTTAA
- the pilW gene encoding type IV pilus biogenesis/stability protein PilW, which produces MMKTTAFRMIAAAATAMLLAGCVSTKETVFTEKADPEKALEYRVELARKYIGEGDWDNAKRNLRLASEIDPKNAEVHEAFALVYQSTGEFELAEDSYQTALRLDKNFSRARNNYAAYLYSQGRYKDAQRELEIVVQDTLYPGRPRAFVNLGLCRVQNFEPQGAEEAFRRALTMDRTNSIALLELAQLRYDAADFATAGQYYDTYRTVTRQQSARGLWLGIRLARQQGDLNAEGSYALALENLYPTSAEYEAYKRTL; this is translated from the coding sequence ATGATGAAAACAACAGCGTTCAGGATGATCGCCGCGGCGGCCACTGCGATGTTGCTGGCCGGCTGTGTCTCAACCAAAGAGACCGTGTTTACCGAGAAGGCCGATCCTGAAAAAGCCCTGGAATATCGGGTTGAGCTGGCGCGTAAGTATATCGGCGAAGGCGACTGGGACAATGCCAAACGCAACCTGCGCCTGGCCAGTGAAATAGACCCCAAGAACGCCGAGGTGCACGAGGCCTTTGCACTGGTGTACCAGAGCACCGGCGAATTTGAGCTGGCGGAAGACAGCTACCAGACCGCGCTGCGGCTGGACAAGAATTTCTCCCGGGCCAGAAATAATTACGCGGCCTACCTCTACTCGCAGGGCCGTTACAAGGACGCCCAGCGCGAGCTGGAAATCGTGGTACAGGACACTCTGTACCCGGGGCGCCCCCGCGCCTTCGTAAACCTGGGTTTGTGCCGGGTGCAGAACTTTGAGCCCCAGGGTGCCGAAGAGGCTTTCCGCCGGGCCCTTACCATGGATCGCACCAACAGCATTGCGCTGCTGGAGCTGGCGCAGCTGCGCTATGACGCTGCCGACTTCGCTACCGCCGGTCAGTACTATGACACCTACCGCACCGTGACCCGTCAGCAATCTGCGCGGGGTTTGTGGCTGGGTATTCGCCTCGCGCGCCAGCAGGGTGACCTCAATGCCGAGGGTAGCTATGCACTGGCGCTGGAAAACCTGTATCCGACATCGGCGGAATACGAGGCCTATAAGCGGACTCTGTAA